In Arcobacter sp. LA11, a single genomic region encodes these proteins:
- the gltB gene encoding glutamate synthase large subunit, which produces MGCNLDLLTSFKDNCGFGLMADLKNRPSHENLEDAITSLERMMHRGAVAADGKTGDGSGLLLSMPNRFMRKIASEQDVDLPEIYAVAMIFTKDLNDIETFKEHCEENDLKVLLTREVPLDKDALGQQALDTLPHIIQVFVSANALMSSKRFDAMLYLTRKECEHKLIDKKDFYIPTFSSKVIAYKGLIMPTHIKHFYVDLRDDDFRISFALFHQRFSTNTLPQWRLAQPFRAIAHNGEINSVEANRVNVQIKSEDIKSEVFTEEEIKRILPILQTGSSDSASLDNMFEFLLANGVDFFKAARSLVPAPWQNAPHMDADLRAFYEYASTAMEAWDGPAAVSLTDGRHIGCLIDRNGLRPSKYVITKNHKMYITSEYGTITLDEDNILERGRLQSGEMIGLDLKHGKVLKEEDINDYLKSSQNYGKWLNADMDYLQEYIDESFLDTDDYKMEELEKRQKYFNITYEAIDQIIEPMAKDGKEPVGSMGDDTPLACFSTVNRNFTDFFRQKFAQVTNPPIDPYREKIVMSLETGFGHVHNILDEKPEYAKRLKVASPILMKEKFDVLNSFGNPTSPRYDAYYKNRVFSTTFKSNLKDALEELASYVIKAVKEDSVSVVILDDRDINQNVKLIPMAMAVGFINERLLKEGLRRYVSIVAVTGEVYDPHMAAVMIGYGVTAMYPYMMYASTVALYERKNVSKYEMQRFLKNTQKAVNAGLLKIMSKMGICTIASYRNSRLFDVIGLNDEIIEDCFSQSHSDLAGLGYEDIEKRIEKQHFNAFFDDKHIFPLDLGGFYKYIEGGEYHDYGPNTTRAMHNKQAANKEDISDFKKLKEIVDNRDKKFIRDFFEFNSDKEAIDVSKVESKDEIFKRFATAAMSCGSISPEAHEAMAVAMNTIGGASNSGEGGEEIARFNTLKNSKIKQVASGRFGVTPGYLRSAEEIQIKVAQGAKPGEGGQLPGHKVTPYIATLRHTIAGVTLISPPPHHDIYSIEDLAQLIFDLKQINPEAKITVKLVSTIGVGTIAAGVAKAYADRIVISGADGGTGAAPLTSIKHTGNPWELGLSEAHNALKANHLREFVHVQTDGGLKTGMDVVKAAMLGAESYAFGTAALTLLGCKILRICHTNKCSVGVATQDEELREYFTGTVERLISYFTFIAEDVRSILASLGYTSIEEIVGRSDLLKVIDDEFAQKFDFQNVLRRIDGIDTCQKDSNDPFDNNKFEKELLKKVHKTIEKPSTPIRVKETITNLNRSFGTLISGEIAKYYGDVGLPDGSINIFLKGIAGQSFGALLSKGMNLYLEGAANDYVGKGMNGGKIIVNTIHQGPEFAGGGNTCLYGATGGKLYIRAAVGERFGVRNSGCTAVVEGTGDNACEYMTGGIVVILGNTGVNFGAGMTGGLSFVYDPEKSFVDKMNQELIEAVRIDTDDTERERLFLKRLLMDYLNETESERAEEILENFRAEIRNFWMVKPKNMTVLPLNPDEGD; this is translated from the coding sequence ATGGGATGTAATTTAGATTTACTTACTTCTTTTAAAGATAACTGTGGTTTTGGTTTAATGGCAGATTTAAAAAATAGACCAAGTCACGAAAATTTAGAAGACGCTATAACTTCGCTTGAGCGAATGATGCACAGAGGTGCAGTGGCAGCAGATGGTAAAACTGGGGATGGTTCAGGTTTATTATTATCTATGCCAAATAGATTTATGAGAAAAATAGCTAGTGAACAAGATGTTGATTTACCTGAAATTTACGCAGTAGCTATGATATTTACAAAAGATTTAAACGATATTGAAACATTTAAAGAACACTGTGAAGAGAATGACTTAAAAGTATTATTAACTAGAGAAGTGCCTTTAGATAAGGATGCTTTAGGACAACAAGCATTAGATACTTTACCACATATTATTCAAGTTTTCGTTAGTGCAAATGCATTAATGTCATCTAAAAGATTTGATGCTATGTTATACTTAACTAGAAAAGAGTGTGAACACAAATTAATAGATAAAAAAGATTTTTATATTCCAACATTTTCATCAAAAGTAATTGCGTATAAAGGGCTTATAATGCCTACGCATATTAAACATTTTTATGTTGATTTAAGAGATGATGACTTTAGAATTTCGTTTGCATTATTTCATCAAAGATTTTCAACTAATACTCTTCCTCAATGGAGACTTGCACAACCATTTAGAGCTATTGCACATAATGGTGAAATCAACTCTGTTGAAGCAAATAGAGTTAATGTTCAAATAAAATCAGAAGATATAAAATCAGAGGTTTTTACTGAAGAAGAAATAAAAAGAATTTTACCAATCTTACAAACAGGGTCTTCGGATTCTGCTTCATTAGACAACATGTTTGAGTTTTTGCTTGCAAATGGTGTTGATTTCTTTAAAGCTGCAAGATCTTTAGTTCCTGCACCTTGGCAAAATGCACCACATATGGATGCTGATTTAAGAGCATTTTATGAATATGCTTCAACTGCAATGGAAGCTTGGGATGGCCCTGCTGCAGTATCATTAACTGATGGTAGGCATATTGGTTGTTTAATTGACAGAAATGGATTAAGACCTTCTAAATATGTAATTACAAAAAATCATAAAATGTATATCACTTCTGAGTATGGAACAATAACTTTAGATGAAGATAATATTCTTGAAAGAGGAAGACTTCAATCTGGAGAAATGATTGGTTTAGACCTTAAACACGGAAAAGTTTTAAAAGAAGAAGACATTAATGATTATTTAAAATCTTCACAAAACTATGGTAAATGGTTAAATGCAGATATGGATTATCTGCAAGAGTACATTGATGAATCATTCCTTGATACAGATGATTATAAGATGGAAGAGTTAGAAAAAAGACAAAAATATTTTAATATTACATATGAAGCAATTGATCAAATTATTGAACCAATGGCAAAAGATGGTAAAGAACCAGTTGGTTCTATGGGGGATGATACTCCTTTAGCATGTTTTTCAACTGTAAATAGAAATTTTACTGACTTTTTTAGACAAAAATTTGCACAAGTAACAAATCCTCCTATTGATCCATATAGAGAAAAAATCGTAATGTCTTTAGAGACTGGATTTGGACATGTTCATAATATTTTAGATGAAAAGCCTGAATATGCAAAAAGATTAAAAGTAGCATCTCCAATTTTAATGAAAGAAAAGTTTGATGTACTTAATTCTTTTGGTAATCCAACATCTCCTAGATATGATGCATATTACAAAAATAGAGTATTCTCAACAACATTTAAATCAAATTTAAAAGATGCTTTAGAAGAGCTTGCTTCTTATGTTATAAAAGCAGTAAAAGAAGATAGTGTATCTGTTGTTATTTTAGATGATAGAGATATAAATCAAAATGTAAAATTAATTCCAATGGCAATGGCTGTAGGGTTTATTAATGAACGATTATTAAAAGAAGGTCTAAGAAGATATGTTTCAATAGTTGCAGTAACTGGTGAAGTTTATGATCCACATATGGCTGCGGTTATGATTGGATATGGTGTTACAGCAATGTATCCATACATGATGTATGCTTCTACAGTTGCATTATATGAAAGAAAAAATGTATCTAAATATGAGATGCAAAGATTCCTTAAAAATACACAAAAAGCTGTAAATGCGGGTCTTCTTAAAATCATGTCTAAAATGGGAATTTGTACTATTGCTTCTTATAGAAATTCAAGATTGTTTGATGTAATTGGATTAAATGATGAAATTATTGAAGATTGTTTCTCTCAGTCTCATTCGGATTTAGCAGGACTTGGATATGAAGATATAGAAAAAAGAATTGAAAAACAACATTTCAATGCATTTTTTGATGATAAACATATTTTTCCTTTAGATTTAGGTGGTTTTTATAAATATATTGAAGGTGGTGAATACCATGATTATGGTCCAAATACTACTAGAGCTATGCATAATAAACAAGCTGCGAATAAAGAAGATATTTCAGATTTTAAAAAGTTAAAAGAGATAGTTGATAATAGAGATAAAAAATTTATTAGAGATTTCTTTGAATTTAATTCTGACAAAGAAGCTATTGATGTGAGTAAAGTTGAATCAAAAGATGAAATCTTTAAAAGATTTGCAACTGCTGCTATGTCATGTGGTTCAATTTCGCCTGAAGCTCATGAAGCAATGGCAGTAGCTATGAATACTATTGGTGGTGCTTCAAACTCAGGTGAAGGTGGAGAAGAAATAGCAAGATTCAATACTCTTAAAAACTCTAAAATTAAGCAAGTTGCTTCTGGTAGGTTTGGTGTAACTCCAGGCTATTTAAGATCTGCTGAAGAGATTCAAATTAAAGTTGCTCAAGGTGCAAAACCAGGTGAAGGTGGACAGTTACCAGGACATAAAGTAACTCCATATATTGCTACACTTAGACATACAATTGCTGGTGTTACACTTATTTCACCTCCTCCTCATCATGATATTTATTCTATTGAGGATTTAGCTCAGTTGATTTTTGATTTAAAACAAATTAACCCTGAAGCTAAGATTACTGTAAAACTTGTATCAACTATTGGTGTTGGAACAATTGCAGCAGGTGTTGCAAAAGCATATGCAGATAGAATTGTAATTTCTGGTGCTGATGGTGGTACAGGAGCCGCTCCTTTAACATCTATTAAGCACACAGGTAATCCTTGGGAACTTGGTCTTTCTGAAGCACACAATGCACTTAAAGCGAATCATTTAAGAGAGTTTGTACATGTACAAACAGATGGTGGTTTAAAAACTGGTATGGATGTAGTTAAAGCAGCTATGCTTGGTGCTGAGTCTTATGCCTTTGGTACAGCAGCTTTAACATTACTTGGATGTAAAATTTTAAGAATTTGTCATACAAATAAATGTTCAGTTGGTGTTGCAACACAAGATGAAGAATTAAGAGAATATTTTACAGGTACTGTAGAAAGATTAATCTCTTACTTTACTTTTATTGCTGAAGATGTAAGAAGTATTCTTGCAAGTTTAGGTTATACAAGTATTGAAGAAATTGTTGGTAGAAGTGATTTATTAAAAGTTATTGATGATGAGTTTGCTCAGAAATTTGATTTTCAAAATGTATTAAGAAGAATTGATGGTATAGATACGTGTCAAAAAGATTCAAATGATCCATTTGATAATAATAAGTTTGAAAAAGAGTTACTTAAAAAAGTTCATAAAACAATTGAAAAACCTTCAACTCCTATTAGAGTTAAAGAGACAATCACGAATTTAAATAGATCATTTGGTACATTGATTTCTGGTGAAATTGCTAAATATTATGGTGATGTTGGATTACCTGATGGTTCAATCAATATATTCTTAAAAGGTATTGCTGGACAATCTTTTGGAGCATTATTAAGTAAAGGAATGAATTTATACCTTGAAGGTGCAGCAAATGATTATGTTGGTAAAGGTATGAATGGTGGTAAAATTATTGTTAATACAATACACCAAGGTCCAGAATTTGCAGGTGGTGGAAATACTTGTCTGTATGGTGCTACTGGTGGAAAGTTATACATTAGAGCAGCAGTAGGTGAAAGATTTGGTGTTAGAAATTCT